The genomic interval AAACGTTTTTCTAGAAAGCCGTATAGAACGCCCAACTGGCATCTCTGTGTTAAGCCAGCCCACTGTTAAGCATGAACAAAAAACCCTCCCCTATAAGTCCTCTTTGCCTGAAACACTCAGCTGACCACTGTTCTGAGACctggagaaattaaaaaacataccaAGTCATCATGCTTTTCCCTCCCTTCATCCCCTCGCTTTCCAAATAATTTAGTTCAAAAGCCACGAGGTGGAGTTGAACAAGAGGGTGTCTCCAGTGGGGGTGGGAAGAGCCACCGTGGCCCAGAGCGGTGTGCTGGAGCCAGAACAGGATAGGCAAGGGAGAGTGGTGACCTGGCAAAGGGCGTTGGAGTCCAAGCTGGGTAAGGAAGACAGGAGATTGGTTGCATGAGGCGGGAGAGGATTGATCATATCATTAGCATATTGAGAATAGGAATCAAATATCTTCTTATCAAGGAGGaggtttaaatataaaaagagagaaaatgaacccTGAGACTATGATATTAGAATTAAAGATATCAGGGTGAGCTCATGGTTttcaagatagatagatagacagaatATGCACACATTTTCTAATTCTGTCCGCTGAGAGTGCTTGTGATAATCCAATAGCAATGAGCACACCAACTAACCAGATCATGGTTTCTAACTACTACTCTCACTAAAAGGAGAAATGGCTAATTTCAggcttagaaaaatataaaacatgactGGGACATTTCATGGTGCCCAAAAGACAGACGTGTCCAAATAATAATGAAGACATGTCAAAAGGACACTGAAGTTATTTTGTAAGGTCTTCCATGAGCTAAAACTGAACAAATTAAGGATAACAGTAATAATAGAAATGTATTATAACCCACTGAATATAAGAATCCATGAGTCCATAATGATataaatagacaaaatgagtagATTTCAAGTGTGATGAGGAGCAGGATAAAGATTACATAGAACCAGAGTACCTCCCCATAAAATACGTATTAATTACCAAAGGAAAGAGTAACTCTACTGTGAAGAAGCCTGGCAGATACTCCTTCAATCAGGTGATCAAAATTAGTACTTGTGTAAGAAGTTAACATCTGTCCCTGTGATGGGACAAATTAACCCATGTTCTACCTGACTGGATacagtgaaaagaaaataaacatcatgGCACAGCAGTAGAGtggcagcctggcatgtggatgtctgggttcaattccaagtcagggcacacagaagaagtgaccatctgcttctccacccttccatctccgacttctctctctctctcccactcccatggccatggctcgaatggtttgagcaagttggctccacgtgctgaggatggcttcatagccttgcctcaggtgctaaaatagctcagttgccgagcaatggagcaatgccccagatgggcagagcatcgccccatagagggcttgctgaatggatcccagttggggtgcatgtgggagtatgtctctctgcctccccacctcacacttaatagaagaagaaagaagaaggagaaggaggaggggaggaggagggggggaggaggaggaggaggaggagaagaacaagaacaggaagaagaacaagtagaagaataaaaagaagaagaaaataagctCTCATTTCTGTAGTTTCCTACTAAAGATGCAGCACTTAAATGAGAAagcatcagacaaacccaaatggAGAAACGTTCTACAGACTATGGGGCTGATGGAGCATCATGCTGGCGATTTACTTGCCAATGgttgaaaaaagatatttaaacttGGGAACTTTTCTTTAGGTTGAGattgtttcaaaatttaaaaattaataacaaaaggaATTACCCTGTGTCACTGTAGATTTGATGGAAGCCAAGTGTCAAGATGGGATTCAGATTTGGATGGACCAATTTAAATGCCCACAGTTAtatataactgctcacaaaaattagggggtatttcaaaatgaatatgaagctctAAAATaccccctagtttttgtgagcagtatatattaggGTAATACTTTTAAATTACCTCTGGTGAAAAACAGTTTTTTCTCCCAATCTATTACAGACCAATACTTTTTAAACTAGGATTTGAGGACAATATCAAATGGCTACAGAGTTTTCAAATGCTTACCCTCACTGCCTGTATTTATGTCAGCATAGTCCCATAACCAACACTCCATAGACTAGCTTAGGCCACACTTTCAGCAGCGTCTCACTGTGGTTGAATGTGTGGTTCTCCAATCACCATCATGTCCAAGTGAGAAATAAAAACCACTGGTCACACTGTTACCCTTAATGGTAGCAGTAATAACTACCACTATAATTAGCATCAACTGTCTATACAAAGTATTCCAGAAAGGGCCTGCCCAGGCGATGAGGGAATGGATGAAAGACCTACTTTTTCAAATAGTAACTCAACGTCTCGAAATGGGTCACAGGACATGAATAGATGAGACCACCCCTAATTACAAAGTCGTTGCTTTGTGGTGACTGAAAGCAAACCCAGTCATGTAGAAGGAGGGACAAAAGCATCTTCTCTGGGTCAACCTGTAACACCAAGTCATGGCTGTCATTACCAGGAAGGGACCTCCCATCAGAAAGGATTAGTAGAGCACATCCCCCAATCAGACAGGTTTGATTTAACTACAGACACCAGGGGTTAAGCTGATGACTCCAATAGTCCACATGGGCCTCACACAGGCCCTTCCTCTGCCAAGAAGCAGCCCCTTCAAATAAGAGAGAACAATTCTCTGTACTAAACCACGACCAGAGCAGAACGACGAGACAGGAGCCATTGCATCCTCTGGGAAACAGCTAACACCATCCAGGCTCGAGGTTCTTCCAGAAGACACTCTCACAGTTCCATTGCATGtcctgaatgctgaggtccttGTGCTAGCGCAGCCTGGACTTTTATTCCAGCCACACACAGAGGAGGCCTGCACACAGAAACCTGCAAGCTGAAATCAATCAACAGCATCTGTCTCCGGTCCGCAGCACCTCACTTACCTGGAGCGGTTTTGTAGTATGACATCCGGGAGGGCAGAGATAAGGCGTTCTTTGCCCTGGAGCTCTGGGTACTCTGCAAGACTTGTCTCTGCCtcttcagctcctcctccctttcctgggcTGCTCGGATCTCTTCTTCGATCATGGACAAAGTCCGCTGCTTCCTTGACCTCAGCTTGAAGGGCCCAACCATCACGTCAGACTCTTGAGTAGCCAGGAGAGAGGCCGTGCTTCTCAGCTCAGCTGCCTCTGAGTACTTGCTGAAATAGCTGCCTTCTGGTCTGGTCTCCTCCATGTTTATTGGGCCACTGGGCTGCACTGCTGGCAATGGCGGGGAGGGTCCCCCCCGTTCCCTGAGCACCCTGTCTTCAGCAGGCAGGATCTTTGGTAATACATCCCTTTTCTCTTGAACAGGAGAAGACACCTGAGGTGGTTCAAATGTGCTCTGAGGCTTCTCTGAGCTAGGAGCCCCGGTTCCAGCTTCCTCCAGAGTTGCCTTAGGTCCCTGCTGTCCTGCTCCACCCTTGCTGGGTCCAGACACAGCTCTATCCACTTGCTCGGCAATGGCTTGTTGAATGGCATTTTGCACCAGGAGACCAGCCTGATATTCCAAGGGGTCATCAACCGACGGAGAGTCTCCCAGAGTGGAGGAAGGGGAATAGAAACCATGATCACTAAATGATTTGGAGACACCTTCTCCTCGGCCTTCTGAAGGGTTGTCAGTTTGGGGAGTCTGGGGCAGAGAAAAGTCAGCCAGTGAATTATCCTGGAGGGCACTGGTTGTCTCATTGGAAGCGCCGCTGTCGCTGATGTTGTCCATGCTGAAATCATTGGACAGGGTCTCCAGGACGGTGGTATCCTGGGACCTCACCGACAATTCATCCAAACCAGAGTCAAGCTCCTCTTGGGTCAAAGAGACATTGACGGATCTTGAAAACTGATCCATAATCCCAGGGTCATCATCCTTGACCACGGTGAGGACGGCCCGGGCACTTGTGAATTCTCCGTCGTCCGCCCACAGTTTGGATAGGGGCCCGCGTTTGGAGGGCTCACTGTAGGGCCCTTCCTTCCCCTGAGGGGCTGCgctgccctggcctcctcccAGAGACTGGCTCTCCGGGGCACAGTGGGCTTTCTGCCCCCTGGCGGCTGATGCACCACGGTCTTCTGGAGGACCCGCGACCGAAGCTGGTCTTGAGATGGTCAGTGGCTTGTCTGAGTTGATTGAACCCAGAGGCCTGTAGAAGGGCTTGATGGAGAAGAGCCTGGGTGTACTCTGGCCCTTGGCCACTGTCGGCCTGGAATTCTCCATGAGCTGGAACTGTTTGCGAGCAGCAGAGAAATCTATCTGCTCCGTAACGACGTCCACCTTCACATTCTCGGTCATGCTGGACGGTTCCCGcgatggggcaggggcaggggcagtgcAGAGCTGCGGagggggctgctgctgctgctgctgctgctgttgcagCAGCAACTGCTCCTGCTGCGCCCTTCTCTCCTTGCGCTCCTTGTACTTCTTGTGCGACTCCAGGTGCTCCTCGTCCAGCTGCTCCTCGATGCTTTTCTCCTGGGGAGGATTCCACCATTTGGCCGCAATGCCAGGGTTCTTTTTCACGGCCTGGCTCCGGATGAGCTCTCGCCTCTCCTTTTCCAGCTCCAGCATCTCTTCGGTCGGCCTCACCTTTCGGACGCAGTACTGTTCTTTCTCATTCACGTCGTCCTCAAAGAGCTTGGAGGGCTTCTTGTCCTCGTGGAAGGCACGCAGCTCGAACTTGGCTTCCTTCTTCAGTGTGGTGAGTGTGAACTCCCCATCTCGGGATGAGCACCACGAGCTGGTGGAGGAGCTGGGGCTTGCGGGGGCCTGCAGGCTGTCCCCCAGCAGGTCTCTGGGCTGGTCAGGGGAGTGGCCGTTCGTTCTTTCGCCCTCTGCCATGGGGTCAGAGTTGCTCTTACTGAGCTCAATGTGAGGAGGCACCTGCCTGCCAGCTGCTCTCTCCATGGATTCCGGCTGGACAGCTGTGTGGGCAGGTGGGCTCGGGCTGCCCACCAGGAGGGCTGTGCCGGGCTCCGGGGAGGATGTGCCGTTGTATGTTCCGTCCACAGCAGAATCACAGCAGTTGGCCTCCAGCACCTCGTCTAGATATCGGATCTCACTGGCCACGTCATTATCCAGAGATTCATGGTGATCAGCGAGGAGGCCGTTGTGGGGGGGCGAGTAGAAAGGGGAGGGATGGTCCATGGAATGTGGAGTAGAGGTGATTCCGGGAACACTTTTACATTCTGCAACAGAGACCTCAATTTCCATGTTTTTGTGATCTGGGGGAAGGGAGCTGACCACGGGATCCAGGGGGTTGGCACTACAGTTGTCTCTTTCGGTTTTTAGCCGGATATCATCCTCGGAAAGCTGAGGAGGCTTCtggaataaagaagaaatgaaaatcagGCTTAGATACCACATTTCTTACAGATGTAAACACCAAGAAATTAACTGATAACTAACAGAAAGgaacattgaggccctggccgattggctcagcggtagagcgtcggcctggcgtgcgggggacccgggttcgattcccggccagggcacataggagaggcgcccatttgcttctccaccccccccccttcctctctgtctctctcttcccctcccacaggcgaggctccattggagcaaagatggcccaggcgctggggatggctccttggcccctgccccaggcgctggagtggctctggtcacggcagagtgacgccccggaggggcagagcattgccccctggtgggcaaagcctcgcccctggtgggcgtgccaggtggatcccggtcgggcgcatgcgggagtctgtctgactgtctctccccgtttccagcttcaggaaaaaaaaaaaaaaagaaaggaacattGAAACAACAACAATGAGTTCTTTCAATGAGTTCTTTCGAATAGAGATTTTCCTTCTAATAATGCATCACATGTTCATTTTGTTGTTATAACAGGTACCTACACCTCTCCATTATACAGgttccattttgtttattgggGTCCAGAGTACGTTCAATCAATgctagtcctttttttttttttctgaagtgagtagtgggaaggcagagagacagacaaccgcatgtgcctgactgcgatccagccggcatgcccactagggggcgatgctctgcccatctggggcattgctctagtgcaactggagccattctagtacctgaggtggagggcctagaaccatcctcagtgttcaggccaactttgctccagtaaagctttggctgtgagaggggaagagagagacagagagaaagaaaggggggagggggagaagcagatggttgcttttcctgtgtgccctggccaggaatcaaacctgggacttccacatgccaggctgacagtctaccactgaaccaaccggccagaacCCCtagtcccattttttaaatttaaaactaaattaggACTCTGATCATTTAAAGATGTACTCAAATATCTTCTAAAGTAGAAGACATTATACAGCAAACATACcagagtcttccaaaatattcagAGCAAACTACTGCAGGACAGTAATAGGAGTATTTGTGTGTCCCCAGCTACAAAAAGGAGATCCTTTTGCATGAAGAAATTTTCTTGTAACCATGATTCTCTGCCAAATGTGATACAACTATGCTGGAGACAAGAAACTTCATagaaatgttttccaaaataaaatactggAAAACAGTCGACTCCTTCAATTACTCCTTACAGGCTACAGAGCCCGGCTGCGTGGCTGTTTGGCTATGTGCATTATAAACACCATCCCCAAAGCCCCTGACTGTACAGTTCTGTTCTCCGGGACTCCATCAAAACAATACTCCTTAGTTTAGGAGTGAGTGTTGCTTTGAAAAGCTAGTGTCTGGTGGCACCTCTCCCCTAATTCctcaaaggttttattttatttaaccacaAAATTGGAGCTATCATATTAAATCCAATTCTGTGGGTAAACAAGAACACCATATCTTCTTAATGGTTTTATACATCATATTTTGTCATCAGTTATCAACCCCATGTAATTCTGTTATTGACTTTAGTAAGATTAACTTCAAATTCTAGGGTAATTATTGTTCCATACTGAAGGACTCTGGTTTGTCTCAGATAATTCAGCAGTGAATTATGTGCTTATTTTGAGTTCCACCCTCAAAGATGTCACTAACCCCTTGGGGTTAGCTTTACTTCCTTGTCTCTGCTCGATGTTGTGCCTGGAATTATGGACGTAGCACCACGCAAATTGGCAACAGGgtacagatttttatttatttaagttttaaacaaTTTCAAAGGCttacaatataatattaaaaccCCACCTTAAGATGATTCTAGGGGATTAATTTCAAAATCCTTCCAAGGAAAGTGGATAATTATAGATTTGTTCGTGAGACAGAGAAAAGCACAGTCATTCAGCTACTTGCTGTGCTCTGCTGTCAGAATACTGAAAAAACCCTCATGGTTACCCAAGCACTGACTGGGAGGTTATCCCTGAACCAGATGCTTATCCCTTAACTGGGGATTTCCTTCACTCCTCATTTCCCATACCCCCCTTCAGACTTCAGTCAATAGAGTGATGTGTACTCCTTTTTTCGTACAGGCAAAAGATGATCTAGTCAAGGTCTGGACTTTGACGAAGCCTGCTACTTAATATCATTgtaattgcattttaattttattgttgacTATCAGCAACTCAAAATCTTTTATCTTTATAGTGAACTACTACAGGAGCACATCAAaaaacttttattgttcttttaaaaacattaactaatttttttattttagtaaggcAATTACCAGTGAGTTCTACGCCATTAAGAACCACAGAACATTTGAATGCCTAAACGTACTGGCCACCATTCAATTTCAAGTAAACCCAGGTCACAATGAGCTCACTCCATGCCAAGCTGTTATTGGAATAAACAGACCAACACAGAGAGAAGCATAGCACTGCTAGGGAGAAATCAGATtatcctccacccccccccccccagctccatTCAGTCAATAGTTTACTGATAATATTCTTCATGGGAATAAGTGGAACTTTCCTCTTATGCTTTCTGGAGactgaggagaggagaaaaaagtaGTAGGAGCTGCTGGGATGGAAATACagttaaaaatcactgctctacTGAAATACAGAACACTTTCAAAAAgttgacagcctgaccaggcagtggcacagtgaatagagagtcggactgggatgcggaggacccaggtttgagaccctgaggttgccagcttgagcgcgggcttatctggtttgagcaaagctcaccagcttggacctaaggtcgctggcttgagtgaggggttacttggtctgctgaaggcccacagtcaaggcacatatgagaaagcaatcaatgaacaactaaggtgtcgcaacgaaaaactaatgattgatgcttcttatctctctctgttcctatctgtctgtccctatctatccctctctctgactctttctctgtctctatataaaaaaaaaaaagagagagagagagagagagagagaaagttgacATGAGAAGGAAGAGGGCAGTCTAACATGAAAGAAAGCTAAAAGGCAAATAATTAATTCTATAGTTCATTTAGTCATTCATCCCCTCATGAAACACATGAGAGGCTTATTCTGCAGGCCCATAACACAACTAGCTCCACGATAAGGTCCAGACAACAACACctttttcttaacaaaaattaaattgcCCACGCTTCTCAGAAAGCCATGTCTGTTGTGGAATTAACTTGGTCTAGTTGGGCGGAGTAAAAACCTTCCCTATATTTATGTCTTGTAGTTGTTGAGACTTTCTCCACAGCATTTCCCCAGAACACTTTCTGGTCCTCACATCAGCATGTGTTTTTGTCTTAGATGTTTCCTGGCTTCATGTTTGATGATGGATAAGCAAGTGCCCTGAcagcgttctttttttttttttttttctttttaattttaatgagaagcagggaggcagagacagactcctgcaggcaccccGACCGCACTCCACCAGGgccctctgcccatctggggcccttgctccgttgcaaccagagccattttagcacctgagaaccACCCCCTgccccgaggccaacttgctccaatggagccttggctgcgtgcgggagaagaagagagaaggagacagagaagtgatgggggaggggtggagaaacagatgggcacttctcctatgtcccctgaccgtgaattgaacccaggacatccacaccctgaGCCAAAcctctactactgagccacccagccaggtttattttaaaacttaataattCTATTGATTCTCTCCAAGGCATACTCTCTGAATGAGCAATAAGTATTCCAATTCAAAATCTCAAATCTGAGAATAGCATCTAACAGTACATTTTTTGCAGCATCAAAGAAACTACCTTTGTCCTGGCCTGTGAGGGCACTGTGGATAAGGTgtcagtcaacctggaatgctgaggttgctggtttgaaaccctaggcttgccaggtcaaggcacatatgtcaagcaatcagtgaacaactgaagtgaagcaactatgagttgagacttctcactccacccaccctctcctctttctttaaaatgaataaataaaatcttttttaaaaatacctttggcTTTCAGTCAGGAATCATGAGTCTGTTGGTTATGTTTTTTGTGATGTGTccaactgatatttttaaaatgctaattattGGTTAAAAGCCAAAGTTTGCGGTCCCAGGGCAATGTGAGATGCATCTTTtccaacacatttaaaaataaatatatttagacaCTGGAGGGTGTAAACGGAATAGAGGCTCCCCATTCTGTTAGTTACATGTGCCTGCTCCATACTGAAGGACTCTGGTTTGTCTCAGATAATTCAGCAGTGAATTATGTGCTTATTTTGAGTTCCACCCTCAAAGATGTCACTAACCCCTTGGGGTTAGCTTTACTTCCTTGTCTCTGCTCGATGTTGTGCCTGGAATTATGGACGTAGCACCACGCAAATTGGCAACAGGgtacagatttttatttatttaagttttaaacaaTTTCAAAGGCttacaatataatattaaaaccCCACCTTAAGATGATTCTAGGGGATTAATTTCAAAATCCTTCCAAGGAAAGTGGATAATTATAGATTTGTTCGTGAGACAGAGAAAAGCACAGTCATTCAGCTACTTGCTGTGCTCTGCTGTCAGAATACTGAAAAACCCTCATGGTTACCCAAGCACTGAGGTTATCCCTGAACCAGATGCTTATCCATGAACTGGGGATTTCCTTCACTCCTCATTTCCCATACCCTCCTTCAGACTTCAGTCAATCGAGTGATGTGTACTCCTTCTTTCGTATAGGCAAAAGATGATCTAGTCAAGGTCTGGTCTTTGACGAAGCCTGCTACTTAATATCATTGTAATTgcattttaattgtattgttgaCTATCAGCAACTCAAAACCTTTTATCTTTATAGTGAACTACTACAGGAGCACGTCAAaaaacttttattgttcttttaaaaacattaactaatttttttattttagtaaggcAATTACCAGTGAGTTCTACGCCATTAAGAACCACAGAACATTTGAATGCCTAAACGTACTGGCCACCATTCAATTTCAAGTAAACCCAGGTCACAATGAGCTCACTCCATGCCAAGCTGTTATTGGAATAAACAGACCAACACAGAGAGAAGCATAGCACTGCTAGGGAGAAATCAGATtatcctccacccccccccccccccagctccatTCAGTCAATAGTTTACTGATAATATTCTTCATGGGAATAAGTGGAACTTTCCTCTTATGCTTTCTGGAGactgaggagaggagaaaaaagtaGTAGGAGCTGCTGGGATGGAAATACagttaaaaatcactgctctacTGAAATACAGAACACTTTCAAAAAgttgacagcctgaccaggcagtggcacagtgaatagagagtcggactgggatgcggaggacccaggtttgagaccctgaggtcgccagcttgagcgcgggcttatctggtttgagcaaagctcaccagcttgaacctaaggtcgctggcttgagcgaggggttacttggtctgctgaaggcccacagtcaaggcacatatgagaaagcaatcaatgaacaactaaggtgtcgcaacgaaaaactaatgattgatgcttctcatctctctctgttcctatctgtctgtccctatctatccctctctctgactctttctctgtctctatataaaaaaaaaaaagagagagaga from Saccopteryx leptura isolate mSacLep1 chromosome 2, mSacLep1_pri_phased_curated, whole genome shotgun sequence carries:
- the PALM2AKAP2 gene encoding PALM2-AKAP2 fusion protein isoform X5, with the translated sequence MIATWMLFSLFTKPPQLSEDDIRLKTERDNCSANPLDPVVSSLPPDHKNMEIEVSVAECKSVPGITSTPHSMDHPSPFYSPPHNGLLADHHESLDNDVASEIRYLDEVLEANCCDSAVDGTYNGTSSPEPGTALLVGSPSPPAHTAVQPESMERAAGRQVPPHIELSKSNSDPMAEGERTNGHSPDQPRDLLGDSLQAPASPSSSTSSWCSSRDGEFTLTTLKKEAKFELRAFHEDKKPSKLFEDDVNEKEQYCVRKVRPTEEMLELEKERRELIRSQAVKKNPGIAAKWWNPPQEKSIEEQLDEEHLESHKKYKERKERRAQQEQLLLQQQQQQQQQPPPQLCTAPAPAPSREPSSMTENVKVDVVTEQIDFSAARKQFQLMENSRPTVAKGQSTPRLFSIKPFYRPLGSINSDKPLTISRPASVAGPPEDRGASAARGQKAHCAPESQSLGGGQGSAAPQGKEGPYSEPSKRGPLSKLWADDGEFTSARAVLTVVKDDDPGIMDQFSRSVNVSLTQEELDSGLDELSVRSQDTTVLETLSNDFSMDNISDSGASNETTSALQDNSLADFSLPQTPQTDNPSEGRGEGVSKSFSDHGFYSPSSTLGDSPSVDDPLEYQAGLLVQNAIQQAIAEQVDRAVSGPSKGGAGQQGPKATLEEAGTGAPSSEKPQSTFEPPQVSSPVQEKRDVLPKILPAEDRVLRERGGPSPPLPAVQPSGPINMEETRPEGSYFSKYSEAAELRSTASLLATQESDVMVGPFKLRSRKQRTLSMIEEEIRAAQEREEELKRQRQVLQSTQSSRAKNALSLPSRMSYYKTAPGKIEKVRPPPSPTPEGPSSQPDLAPEEAAGSQRPKNLMQTLMEDYETHKSKRRERMDDSSYTSKLLSCKVTSEVLEATRVNRRKSALALRWEAGIYANQEEEDNE
- the PALM2AKAP2 gene encoding PALM2-AKAP2 fusion protein isoform X1 encodes the protein MRAAPANHAAAHPAARSPAMEMAEAELHKERLQAIAEKRKRQTEIEGKRQELDEQILLLQHCKSKVLREKWLLQGIPAGTAEEEEARRRQSEEDEFRVKQLEDNIQRLEQEIQALESEESQISAKEQVILEKLKETEKSFQDFQKSFSSTDGDAVNCISSQLPDLPILYSRTAEPSPGQDGTSRAAAVYAMEINVEKDKQTGETKILSTSTIGPEGVHQRGVKVYDDGTKVVYEVHSGGTVVENGVHRLSSKDVEELIQKAGQSSLRGGHVSERIVVADGSLGHPKEHVLCKEAKLEMVHKSRKEQSPGNPGQQAHAPSTEGPQANLDQPVTMIFMGYQNIEDEEETKKVLGYDETIKAELVLIDEDDEKSLREKTVTDVSTIDGNAAELVSGRPVSDTTEPSSPEGKEESLATEPAPGVEWESVLLKGDEAASNAAGTPSADMTVKKPPQLSEDDIRLKTERDNCSANPLDPVVSSLPPDHKNMEIEVSVAECKSVPGITSTPHSMDHPSPFYSPPHNGLLADHHESLDNDVASEIRYLDEVLEANCCDSAVDGTYNGTSSPEPGTALLVGSPSPPAHTAVQPESMERAAGRQVPPHIELSKSNSDPMAEGERTNGHSPDQPRDLLGDSLQAPASPSSSTSSWCSSRDGEFTLTTLKKEAKFELRAFHEDKKPSKLFEDDVNEKEQYCVRKVRPTEEMLELEKERRELIRSQAVKKNPGIAAKWWNPPQEKSIEEQLDEEHLESHKKYKERKERRAQQEQLLLQQQQQQQQQPPPQLCTAPAPAPSREPSSMTENVKVDVVTEQIDFSAARKQFQLMENSRPTVAKGQSTPRLFSIKPFYRPLGSINSDKPLTISRPASVAGPPEDRGASAARGQKAHCAPESQSLGGGQGSAAPQGKEGPYSEPSKRGPLSKLWADDGEFTSARAVLTVVKDDDPGIMDQFSRSVNVSLTQEELDSGLDELSVRSQDTTVLETLSNDFSMDNISDSGASNETTSALQDNSLADFSLPQTPQTDNPSEGRGEGVSKSFSDHGFYSPSSTLGDSPSVDDPLEYQAGLLVQNAIQQAIAEQVDRAVSGPSKGGAGQQGPKATLEEAGTGAPSSEKPQSTFEPPQVSSPVQEKRDVLPKILPAEDRVLRERGGPSPPLPAVQPSGPINMEETRPEGSYFSKYSEAAELRSTASLLATQESDVMVGPFKLRSRKQRTLSMIEEEIRAAQEREEELKRQRQVLQSTQSSRAKNALSLPSRMSYYKTAPGKIEKVRPPPSPTPEGPSSQPDLAPEEAAGSQRPKNLMQTLMEDYETHKSKRRERMDDSSYTSKLLSCKVTSEVLEATRVNRRKSALALRWEAGIYANQEEEDNE